One window from the genome of Bacillus weihaiensis encodes:
- the proC gene encoding pyrroline-5-carboxylate reductase gives MLHDKTIAFLGAGSMAEAMISGLVKSEKIPAHKIIATNRSNQERLSALEAKYGIKGIKLDSLQFDQIDVFILAMKPKDVDIALDNLKLHINSNQLILSVLAGITTTYLEQNLHNGQQVVRVMPNTSSTIGESATAISPGHETSDEQLIFTQELLGCIGEVYTIEEKDMDIFTGLAGSGPAYFYYLMEHMEKEGAKAGFDIETTRQIIAQTIVGAAKMIQENDVTPTVLRENVTSPNGTTAAGLHALDENGGGKAISKAVEHAAQRSKEISEQIQESLLVSSK, from the coding sequence AAGCAATGATTTCAGGGTTAGTAAAATCTGAAAAAATTCCAGCACATAAAATTATTGCTACGAACAGATCAAATCAAGAACGACTATCTGCACTAGAAGCAAAGTATGGAATTAAAGGTATCAAACTAGACAGCCTACAGTTTGATCAAATAGATGTGTTTATTTTAGCAATGAAGCCAAAAGATGTCGATATAGCATTAGATAACTTAAAACTTCATATCAACTCTAATCAACTCATATTATCTGTCTTAGCAGGTATCACAACAACATATCTTGAACAAAACCTTCATAATGGCCAACAAGTAGTAAGAGTCATGCCTAATACATCAAGTACAATCGGTGAATCGGCTACTGCAATATCCCCAGGTCATGAAACATCAGATGAACAACTTATTTTTACACAAGAATTACTAGGGTGTATTGGTGAAGTATACACAATTGAAGAAAAGGACATGGACATTTTTACAGGTCTTGCAGGAAGTGGGCCAGCATATTTTTATTATTTAATGGAGCACATGGAAAAAGAAGGGGCAAAAGCAGGTTTTGACATAGAAACTACACGCCAAATTATTGCTCAGACTATTGTAGGTGCAGCAAAAATGATTCAGGAAAATGATGTAACGCCAACTGTTTTACGTGAAAATGTTACGTCACCTAATGGTACAACGGCAGCTGGATTACATGCGCTAGATGAAAATGGCGGTGGGAAGGCAATTTCTAAAGCTGTGGAGCATGCAGCACAACGCTCTAAGGAAATTAGCGAACAAATCCAAGAAAGCTTATTAGTAAGCTCTAAATAA